A region of the Nocardia asteroides genome:
CACGCCCGCGGCGAGCATCGCCACGTCGGCGGGTGGCGCGTCGGGTCGCAGCAGTGCGATCGGCGCGGCGAGGGTGTTGTTCAGGTCGTCGTAGATCTTCCTGATCCGAACCCGGTCGTCGCGCTCGAGATATCGCCGTTCCCAGCGGTAGAGCCCGGCCTCGCGGCGGATCTCCACGGTGTGCTCGCTGATCGCGCGGATGAGCGCGTCCAAGCGCTGCCCGGGGTCGAGCCGGGTGTCGTCAGCGGCCTCGGCGACGGTCAGCAGGTGCCGCGCGCCCTCCTCGGCGGCCGCGACCAGCAGCGCGTACTTGTTCGTGAAATGCCGGTAGAGGGCGGGGCCGGAGATGCCCACCTCGGCGGCGATCTCGTCCACCCCGACCGGGTAGTACCCGCGTTCGCTGAACGCGCGCGCGGCCGCCCGGATGATCTGGACCTTGCGGTCCTTCGGACGGCGTCGCACCGACGGCGCACCCGCCCGCTTGCCCGGTTCGGGCCGCGCGGGAGCGAGGCCGACCTCGCTGCGATCCGCGACCATGCACCTCTCCGTTCTCCGGCCGCGCTGGTTGACAGCGCCCGACAATGGAACCTAAGTTAACCACAATTCGCAAAGTTAACCATCATTCACAGCCCGCCGTCCGCCGAATTGCAGCTTAGGAGCGAACATGAGCACCAACGATTCCGTGGCCCCGGCCGCCCCCGCGACCCGGTTCACGGCGGTCCAGGACGGCAAGGTGCTCCGGGTCACGATCACCAACCCCAAGCGGAAGAACGCGATCGACTACGACACCATGGTCGCCCTCGGGGATACCTTCCTCGCGGCCGCCGAGAACCGCGCGGTGCGGGCGATCGTGCTGGCCGGCGAAGGCAGTGATTTCTGCACCGGGGCCGATCTGTCGTCGAGTGCGGACGAGGCGCGCCGCGGCATCACCTCGGACATGGTCATGGACGCGGCCAATCGGCTGGTGCGCGCCATCGTCGACGCGCCGGTCCCGGTGATCGTCCGGATCCGGGGCGCCGCGGCTGGCGTCGGCGTCGGCATCGCCTTGGCCGCCGATCTGGTGTACGCGAGCGAGGACTCCTACCTGCTGCTGGCGTTCATCAACATCGGCTTGATGCCCGACGGCGGGGCGGCCGCGCTGGTCGCCGCGGCGGCGGGCCGGCCCCTGGCGGCTCGGATGGCACTGCTGGGCGAGCGACTGCCCGCCCGCGAAGCCGCGGCAGCGGGCCTGTTCACCGCGGTCGTGCCCGGCGACGAACTCGATGCCGCGGTCGAGGCCGGCGTCGAGAAGATCGCGACCGGGCCGCGCCGCGCGCTGGAACTCACCAAGCGGGCGCTGAACCAGGCCACGCTGACCTCCCTCGACGCCGCATTGGCCGCCGAGAAGGCGGGGCAGACCGAGCTGCTGCGCTCCCCTGATTTCATCGAGGGCGCCACCGCCATGCTCACCAAGCGCAAGGCCGTCTTCGCCGACTGATCAGCCCGCCGGAACGTACCGACCGGCAGGCGACTATGTTCATCGGCTATGACTTACCTGGTTACCGGGGCAACTGGGTTCATCGGTCGGTTCCTCATCCCCGAGCTCCTGAAACGCGAGGGTGCCATCCACGTCCTGGTGCGGCCGGGCGACGCCTCGGCCGACCGGTTCGCCTGCTGCGCGCAGGAATGGGCGGGCGGCGACCGCGTCCGTCCGGTACGCGGCGATCTGGGCGCCCCGGGGCTGGGCATCGACCCGAGCTGGCTGACCCGGCACCGCGGCGAGATCGAGCACGTCTTCCACTTGGCCGCCGGCTACGACCTCACCGAACGCGGCGGTGGGACCAGGCACTTGGTCGATGTCGCCGAGGAATTGGGTGTCGATCTGCTGCACCACGTCTCGACGGTGGAGGTGGCCGGGTCCAGCGAGGGCCTGTTCACCGAGGACATGTTCGATCACGGCCAGACACTGGCCACCCCGGTGCAACGGGTGAAGTTCGAGGCCGAGCGGATCGTCCGGGAATCGTCGCTGCGCTGGCGGATCTACCGGCCGTCCATCGTGATCGGGCATTCCAGGACAGGTGAGATCGATCGGATCGACGGCCCGTACTACTTCTTCCGCCTGCTGCGCATGGGCGCGCAACTGCCCAGGCTGCTGCCGGTCCTGGTGCCCAAGCTGGGCGAGACCAACATGGTCCCGGTCGATTTCGTCGCCCGTGCCCTCGACCACATCGCGCACCGCCCCGGTTCGGACAAGATCACCTACCACCTGGTGGATCCGCGCAGGCAGAGCGCGGTCGACGCGCTCAACCTGTTCGCCGACGAGGCGGGCGCGCCCCACCTGGTCGAGGTGGTGCCCAAGCGCACCCTGGACATGATGTTGCGCGTCCCCGGCGCCAACTGGCTGCTGCCCCGGGTCGGCGTACCGCTGGACGTTCTGGAGCACAGCGAATTCGCCTGCTGGTTCGATTGCAGGCACACCAGCGCGGCCCTGGCCGGCACCGACATCAGGGTCCCGCCGCTGGAGGCGTACGCGCCGCGGATCTGGAAGTACTGGATCGAGAACTGGGTCTGATCACACGCACCGGGTGACGCGTGAAAGACCGACCGCCTGGTTGCGCGGTTCGCAACCAGGCGGTCGATGGAGGTCAGCCGGATATCCCGGCCGTATGCACCGGCTACGCGGCGATCAGAGACCGAGGCCCTTCGCCAGC
Encoded here:
- a CDS encoding SDR family oxidoreductase; the encoded protein is MTYLVTGATGFIGRFLIPELLKREGAIHVLVRPGDASADRFACCAQEWAGGDRVRPVRGDLGAPGLGIDPSWLTRHRGEIEHVFHLAAGYDLTERGGGTRHLVDVAEELGVDLLHHVSTVEVAGSSEGLFTEDMFDHGQTLATPVQRVKFEAERIVRESSLRWRIYRPSIVIGHSRTGEIDRIDGPYYFFRLLRMGAQLPRLLPVLVPKLGETNMVPVDFVARALDHIAHRPGSDKITYHLVDPRRQSAVDALNLFADEAGAPHLVEVVPKRTLDMMLRVPGANWLLPRVGVPLDVLEHSEFACWFDCRHTSAALAGTDIRVPPLEAYAPRIWKYWIENWV
- a CDS encoding enoyl-CoA hydratase, whose amino-acid sequence is MSTNDSVAPAAPATRFTAVQDGKVLRVTITNPKRKNAIDYDTMVALGDTFLAAAENRAVRAIVLAGEGSDFCTGADLSSSADEARRGITSDMVMDAANRLVRAIVDAPVPVIVRIRGAAAGVGVGIALAADLVYASEDSYLLLAFINIGLMPDGGAAALVAAAAGRPLAARMALLGERLPAREAAAAGLFTAVVPGDELDAAVEAGVEKIATGPRRALELTKRALNQATLTSLDAALAAEKAGQTELLRSPDFIEGATAMLTKRKAVFAD